Proteins encoded within one genomic window of Candidatus Poribacteria bacterium:
- a CDS encoding thioredoxin family protein, with the protein MVSVAIDVQGASVVRPWHDAANADFVTLVDSQNVFGTRYNLKAIPYGIMIDEAGRLVKAPFNVNVKDQKTLAMLEKWLSDPDYNTMLLREMKPSSKPTSKTATEAAARFQLGLTLLEVGKKEEAMAEWRKALALDPQNWIIHKQIWAVEHPDKFYKGGVDYGWQKSQLEAEKSEP; encoded by the coding sequence TTGGTTTCCGTTGCTATTGATGTGCAAGGCGCATCTGTCGTGCGTCCTTGGCATGATGCAGCAAACGCCGATTTCGTCACGCTTGTTGATTCGCAGAATGTATTCGGAACCCGCTACAACCTCAAAGCTATCCCTTACGGGATTATGATTGATGAGGCGGGACGATTGGTTAAAGCACCTTTCAACGTTAATGTTAAGGATCAAAAAACCCTCGCAATGCTTGAAAAGTGGCTGTCGGATCCCGACTACAATACGATGCTGCTTCGCGAGATGAAACCATCAAGCAAACCGACTTCAAAGACTGCTACTGAAGCCGCCGCCCGCTTTCAACTCGGTCTCACCTTGCTGGAGGTAGGAAAGAAGGAAGAGGCGATGGCAGAATGGCGAAAGGCTTTAGCGTTAGATCCGCAGAATTGGATTATCCATAAGCAAATTTGGGCAGTGGAGCACCCAGACAAATTCTACAAGGGCGGCGTTGATTACGGTTGGCAAAAATCACAGTTAGAGGCGGAAAAAAGTGAACCGTAG
- a CDS encoding clan AA aspartic protease, with protein sequence MIIGKVTTDLEVVIELVVIGLNRQEKIEAVVDTGFSGYLALPSDLIDRLKLRRIDNQAVILGDGTEVVLEKYLLAALWHGEEHNVSTLQTDGGPLVGMSLLYGSRVVLDVIDDGDVSINALH encoded by the coding sequence ATGATTATAGGAAAAGTTACAACCGATCTGGAAGTGGTCATCGAATTGGTCGTCATCGGATTGAATAGACAGGAGAAAATTGAGGCTGTCGTTGATACAGGCTTTTCTGGCTATTTGGCTTTGCCAAGTGATTTAATCGATCGGCTCAAACTCCGACGGATTGATAATCAAGCGGTAATTCTCGGTGACGGAACTGAGGTGGTTTTGGAGAAATACCTCCTGGCTGCACTGTGGCATGGCGAAGAACACAACGTGTCTACCCTGCAAACAGATGGTGGACCCTTAGTCGGAATGTCTTTGCTGTATGGAAGTCGTGTGGTATTAGATGTTATAGACGATGGTGATGTAAGTATTAACGCGCTCCACTAA
- a CDS encoding YIP1 family protein — MKESWQNLIDLIANPKATFTRLKSKPKWGLAFLVFCFLVVVLAWIVFPFTQKFINPQYAGSLADIELFGSTKAAAMVFVAVSGMILGILCAVVFSIGLTVVSRVFKVNEALKFKHIFAAWWHTILINPLVFFINIAFLPVFRHLEDIETVVDMRIIPGAHMLVTSVENPHLLFFLSYIDILGIWNIFVLTVAVSTLAEVSKAKACLTAVIIWLLRIGVDTLFQVGSSS; from the coding sequence ATGAAAGAGAGTTGGCAAAATCTCATTGATCTCATTGCGAACCCGAAAGCTACATTTACGCGACTGAAATCTAAACCAAAGTGGGGGCTTGCATTCCTTGTCTTCTGTTTCCTTGTCGTGGTATTGGCATGGATAGTTTTCCCATTTACGCAGAAGTTCATTAACCCACAGTATGCAGGTAGTTTAGCCGATATTGAATTGTTTGGATCTACCAAAGCAGCAGCTATGGTATTCGTTGCGGTGAGTGGGATGATTCTTGGGATTCTCTGTGCTGTTGTGTTCAGTATTGGACTCACCGTGGTATCGCGAGTTTTCAAGGTAAATGAGGCACTCAAATTTAAACACATCTTCGCGGCTTGGTGGCATACTATCTTGATTAATCCACTGGTATTTTTTATCAATATCGCATTTCTTCCGGTTTTTAGGCACCTTGAGGATATTGAGACAGTTGTTGATATGCGAATTATTCCCGGAGCCCACATGTTGGTGACATCCGTCGAAAATCCACATCTTCTGTTTTTTTTGAGTTATATAGATATCTTGGGTATATGGAATATCTTTGTTTTAACTGTGGCAGTTTCTACACTCGCGGAGGTTAGTAAAGCAAAGGCATGTCTTACGGCAGTAATCATTTGGTTATTAAGAATCGGCGTTGATACTCTATTCCAGGTTGGTTCTTCTTCTTAA
- a CDS encoding YIP1 family protein — protein MKESLQNIGDLIAEPSAAFSRLKLQPRSGIAYLVFYLFAVLVGWAVLPYTEALTTAQLVEGGLQPEQIEAAGNMGQIFQSIGIFIGPIFAILAFIVISALLRLAARFFVEDETLRFRHIYAAVVHISLIGCVIQLVNAALLLVFKDVEGVKSAVDLKMIPGLHLLLGGVANPKLTMLLSHINPLSLWLIAVIAIAITVLADIERNKARAAAVVLWVLSILPEVVFAT, from the coding sequence ATGAAGGAGAGTTTGCAGAACATTGGGGACCTCATTGCCGAACCGAGTGCCGCGTTTTCGCGTCTCAAATTACAACCGAGATCTGGTATTGCCTACTTAGTCTTTTATCTGTTTGCTGTTCTCGTTGGTTGGGCTGTTCTTCCATACACTGAAGCACTGACGACTGCACAACTCGTGGAAGGCGGTTTGCAGCCGGAACAAATTGAAGCTGCCGGAAATATGGGTCAGATTTTCCAGAGCATTGGTATCTTCATCGGACCGATTTTTGCAATTCTGGCGTTCATCGTTATCAGTGCGCTTCTCAGGTTAGCGGCTCGATTTTTTGTGGAAGATGAGACATTAAGATTTAGACATATCTACGCCGCTGTAGTCCATATTTCGCTGATTGGTTGTGTCATACAACTGGTGAATGCTGCGCTGCTACTTGTTTTTAAAGACGTAGAGGGCGTGAAAAGTGCTGTAGACTTGAAAATGATTCCGGGGTTGCATTTGCTATTGGGAGGTGTTGCGAACCCTAAGTTAACAATGTTGCTCAGTCACATAAATCCCTTGAGTTTGTGGCTAATTGCAGTGATAGCAATAGCGATCACAGTGCTTGCTGATATAGAAAGGAACAAAGCCCGTGCCGCGGCGGTGGTGCTGTGGGTACTCAGTATTCTGCCTGAGGTCGTATTTGCCACCTGA